From Herbiconiux flava, one genomic window encodes:
- a CDS encoding cell wall-binding repeat-containing protein, producing the protein MEKTSSGRARRWFAAALGMAVMTPAVALVGASPALASEVESLPTQAAAVDTAAVSGRLLSPEFPSRPAAGTHYVQLLTPGNWQGPTYSGYADSTGAFSVTGIPPGPYTMRIGANTESFNVDASGDITYYPTTVTLAAGDNLVINPQVPYESNPIQPTIERLEGSDRFETAVRISQSAYDGGVPVVYLVSGSDFADALTAAPAAATDRGPLLLTTSDSLPVTTRDELARLAPQKVVIVGGRAAVGNSVEQQVKAVLPSTPIDRLAGTDRFATSMAIAERRPGLNCSTAAIASGASFPDALSVSPLVGSFHGPLLLVPGSATALQPEAVSLLQRLGCQSVLIAGGTNAVSGGIEQSVRSVVGAGSVTRFAGSTRYDTSRLINEWSGPSGHAYFTSGENFPDALAAAAVVGAGRASMYITLRSCIPDPLRGLVNARNPALITLVGGTNVIDDTVAYSKYNPGCAALSG; encoded by the coding sequence ATGGAGAAGACTTCGTCAGGTCGAGCTCGGAGGTGGTTCGCCGCGGCACTGGGCATGGCGGTGATGACTCCGGCCGTGGCACTCGTCGGCGCCTCACCGGCCCTCGCATCAGAAGTGGAGTCGTTGCCGACACAAGCGGCGGCGGTGGACACGGCGGCGGTGAGTGGCCGCCTGCTCTCCCCCGAGTTCCCCAGTCGGCCGGCAGCCGGCACTCACTACGTGCAGCTGTTGACACCCGGCAATTGGCAGGGTCCCACCTATTCCGGGTACGCGGATTCGACCGGCGCCTTCTCGGTCACCGGAATCCCACCCGGGCCTTACACGATGAGAATCGGCGCCAACACGGAGTCATTCAACGTCGATGCTTCGGGCGACATCACGTACTACCCGACGACCGTCACGCTCGCCGCCGGTGACAACCTCGTGATCAATCCGCAGGTGCCCTACGAGAGCAACCCGATCCAGCCCACCATCGAACGCCTCGAGGGCTCGGACCGTTTCGAGACCGCGGTGCGCATCTCGCAGAGCGCCTATGACGGCGGGGTCCCCGTGGTCTATCTGGTGAGTGGGTCCGATTTCGCGGATGCACTGACCGCCGCTCCGGCGGCGGCGACCGATCGCGGCCCGCTGCTGCTCACCACCTCCGACTCGCTGCCCGTCACCACCCGCGACGAACTGGCTCGCCTGGCGCCGCAGAAGGTCGTGATCGTGGGAGGCCGCGCAGCGGTCGGGAACTCCGTCGAACAGCAGGTCAAGGCAGTGCTTCCCTCGACGCCCATCGATCGCCTGGCGGGCACCGACAGGTTCGCCACGTCGATGGCGATCGCGGAACGGCGCCCGGGCTTGAACTGCTCCACCGCGGCGATCGCCAGTGGCGCGTCGTTTCCGGATGCACTGTCGGTGAGTCCGCTCGTCGGGAGCTTCCACGGGCCCCTACTGCTCGTGCCTGGATCGGCAACAGCACTCCAGCCGGAAGCCGTGTCTCTTCTTCAGCGCCTCGGATGCCAGTCGGTGCTGATCGCAGGCGGCACCAACGCCGTCTCCGGCGGTATCGAACAGTCGGTGCGCTCTGTCGTCGGAGCGGGGAGCGTGACACGGTTCGCCGGCTCCACGCGCTACGACACGTCTCGACTCATCAATGAGTGGTCGGGGCCGAGCGGCCACGCGTACTTCACGTCCGGCGAGAACTTCCCGGATGCCCTTGCCGCTGCCGCCGTGGTCGGTGCCGGACGGGCGTCGATGTACATCACGCTGCGGTCGTGCATCCCTGATCCCCTTCGCGGACTGGTGAACGCGCGCAACCCCGCTCTGATCACGCTGGTAGGGGGAACCAACGTCATCGACGACACCGTCGCCTACTCGAAATACAACCCCGGCTGCGCGGCCCTGAGCGGCTGA
- a CDS encoding helix-turn-helix domain-containing protein yields MSGLKREELAAVAGISREYYVRLEQGRGHKISSQVIESLARALRLGDDERAYFHRLARLL; encoded by the coding sequence GTGTCGGGGCTGAAGCGCGAGGAACTCGCCGCAGTCGCCGGCATCAGTCGCGAGTACTACGTGCGGCTTGAACAGGGGCGCGGGCACAAGATTTCAAGTCAAGTGATCGAGAGTCTCGCACGGGCGCTTAGGCTCGGTGACGACGAGCGGGCCTACTTCCACCGGCTCGCTCGCCTCCTCTAG
- a CDS encoding HNH endonuclease signature motif containing protein — MNGSVAFSPTPADTTPSAVETREALLRGIGADADAVAVIQREQAALDARAVQHLAAAARKSNWLASLPGGSLEHARRSLVAEIATTLRFPESTAAQRIDDAEMLCDFLPVTLDALTRGDLTYRHAQAVVRQARSLPEAARGEFEVVALANVHRQTSTQLSSHARLVRERMHPESIDTRHREAREERAVWLEKERDGMATLVCHLPAVAATAIDDTLDQLGRALRSPEESRTHAQLRADSFVELLLHRDGNSNTVTRARGITANIAVTVPVLSLLGHSADPAELHGYGPIDLETARTLTAGAPSLLRILTDPVTGQRLSVGRDRYKVPADLRAAVILDDETCRFPGCTRNADRCDLDHVLDWAKGGESSLANLAALCRRHHTLKHHTDWTVTAAPARALHWTSPSGARHTTEPPDRAPAPHPVTRPAPHPLPEHPPF, encoded by the coding sequence ATGAACGGTTCAGTAGCTTTCTCGCCCACCCCCGCCGACACCACTCCGTCGGCCGTCGAGACGCGCGAAGCGCTCCTCCGGGGCATCGGTGCCGATGCGGATGCGGTGGCCGTCATCCAGAGAGAGCAGGCCGCTCTCGACGCGCGGGCCGTGCAGCATCTGGCCGCGGCGGCCCGCAAGTCGAACTGGTTGGCAAGCCTTCCCGGCGGGTCGCTCGAGCATGCGCGGCGGTCGCTGGTCGCCGAGATCGCCACGACCCTGCGTTTTCCGGAGTCGACGGCCGCCCAGCGCATCGACGACGCCGAGATGCTCTGCGACTTCCTCCCCGTCACCCTCGACGCACTGACCCGCGGCGACCTGACGTATCGCCACGCGCAAGCCGTCGTGCGGCAGGCCCGATCGCTCCCCGAGGCCGCGCGCGGCGAGTTCGAGGTCGTCGCCCTGGCGAACGTCCACCGCCAGACGTCGACGCAGCTCTCGTCGCACGCGCGCCTGGTGCGAGAGCGGATGCACCCCGAATCCATCGACACCCGCCACCGTGAGGCCCGCGAAGAACGAGCCGTCTGGCTCGAGAAGGAGCGCGACGGCATGGCCACCCTGGTCTGCCACCTCCCGGCGGTCGCGGCGACGGCCATCGACGACACCCTCGACCAGCTCGGCCGCGCCCTCCGCTCGCCCGAGGAGTCGCGCACCCACGCCCAGCTCCGAGCCGACTCCTTCGTCGAGCTCCTCCTGCACCGCGATGGCAACAGCAACACGGTCACCCGCGCGCGAGGCATCACGGCGAACATCGCGGTCACCGTGCCGGTACTGTCTCTTCTCGGCCACTCCGCCGACCCGGCCGAACTGCACGGCTACGGCCCCATCGATCTCGAGACCGCCCGCACTCTCACCGCCGGAGCCCCGTCGCTCCTGCGCATCCTCACCGACCCCGTCACCGGCCAGCGCCTCTCGGTGGGCCGCGACCGCTACAAGGTGCCGGCCGACCTGCGCGCCGCGGTCATCCTCGACGACGAGACCTGCCGCTTCCCCGGTTGCACCCGCAACGCCGACCGCTGCGACCTCGACCACGTCCTCGACTGGGCCAAAGGCGGCGAATCGAGCCTCGCGAACCTGGCCGCCCTCTGCCGCCGCCACCACACCCTGAAGCACCACACCGACTGGACGGTCACGGCGGCACCCGCCCGCGCCCTCCACTGGACCTCACCCTCCGGCGCCCGCCACACCACCGAACCCCCCGACCGCGCCCCCGCCCCGCACCCCGTCACGCGACCCGCACCGCACCCGCTCCCCGAACATCCCCCTTTCTGA
- a CDS encoding LCP family protein has protein sequence MHHARRPTPSPVAFVLKWVAIAAAVALISVVSITAYAVTSVTQQFSSNAVDIGNPTAAPPAPPPFLGAYEGGFNLLVVGTDNDPNQGVSFGERDATLNDVNILLHVSADHQNAVVVSFPRDLVIPQPECTDPATGTVNEASDAEALNDAWGRGGLACTAATISGFTGVDIQYAAATSFDGVIELTNAVGGVEVCLTGDIADTDSGLYLSAGRTVIQGQDALAFLRNRKGVGDGSDLSRIGSQQQYLSSLLRKIKSESTLSDITKVYGLAQAAAQNIKPSTSLQSPDSMVSLALTLKDIDLAKVVFVSYPVAEYVNDINKVQPVPELADQLFTKILADQPFTLSPDSAPTGSADEGEAAPDPAPTDAAPPADAAPTDSAATPEVIEGLSGQNAAEETCAVPN, from the coding sequence ATGCACCACGCCAGACGACCGACACCGTCGCCCGTCGCCTTCGTCCTGAAGTGGGTGGCCATCGCCGCCGCGGTCGCCCTGATCAGCGTCGTCTCGATCACCGCCTACGCCGTCACCAGCGTCACCCAGCAGTTCAGCTCGAACGCGGTCGACATCGGCAACCCGACCGCCGCCCCGCCCGCCCCGCCGCCCTTCCTCGGCGCCTACGAGGGCGGCTTCAACCTGCTGGTCGTCGGCACCGACAACGACCCCAATCAGGGCGTGAGCTTCGGTGAGCGCGACGCCACCCTGAACGACGTGAACATCCTGCTGCACGTGTCGGCCGACCACCAGAACGCCGTCGTCGTCAGCTTCCCGCGCGACCTGGTCATCCCGCAGCCCGAGTGCACCGACCCCGCGACCGGCACCGTGAACGAGGCGAGCGACGCCGAGGCGCTCAACGACGCCTGGGGCCGGGGAGGCCTCGCCTGCACCGCGGCGACGATCTCGGGCTTCACGGGCGTCGACATCCAGTACGCCGCCGCCACCTCGTTCGACGGCGTCATCGAGCTCACCAACGCGGTCGGGGGAGTCGAGGTCTGCCTCACCGGTGACATCGCCGACACCGATTCGGGTCTCTACCTGTCCGCCGGCCGTACGGTCATCCAGGGTCAGGATGCTCTCGCCTTCCTCCGCAACCGCAAGGGTGTCGGCGACGGCAGTGACCTGTCCCGAATCGGCTCGCAGCAGCAGTACCTCTCCTCACTGCTGCGCAAGATCAAGAGCGAGAGCACCCTCTCGGACATCACCAAGGTCTACGGACTCGCCCAGGCCGCCGCCCAGAACATCAAGCCGTCGACCTCGCTGCAGAGCCCCGACTCGATGGTCTCGCTGGCGCTGACCCTGAAGGACATCGACCTCGCCAAGGTCGTCTTCGTCTCCTACCCGGTGGCCGAGTACGTGAACGACATCAACAAGGTGCAGCCCGTCCCCGAACTGGCCGACCAGCTGTTCACCAAGATCCTCGCCGACCAGCCCTTCACCCTCAGCCCCGACTCGGCCCCCACCGGCTCGGCCGACGAGGGCGAAGCCGCCCCCGACCCCGCTCCCACCGACGCCGCACCCCCCGCCGACGCCGCCCCCACCGACTCCGCCGCCACCCCCGAAGTCATCGAGGGCCTCTCCGGCCAGAACGCGGCAGAAGAGACCTGCGCGGTCCCCAACTGA
- a CDS encoding HAD-IA family hydrolase: protein MEQPPFDPHRIDAIVFDVIGTLVDEEPAWQAAAARLASAAGLSESAGVSGSAGLADRWADALNDRMDAVIAGTAPWQPHRRLVAEAASAAISSLGGTANAATIALAEGVDREYRAWPEVAEATAALRCSRLVAGVSNGDLDSLARLANANAISWDVALSTSAVRTFKPDPDAYHYAIDELALDPARTLFVAAHPWDLRAAARHGFRTAYLARPGAERPTPTDRFDVEAPDLTALATLLA from the coding sequence ATGGAGCAGCCCCCGTTCGATCCGCACCGCATCGACGCCATCGTGTTCGACGTGATCGGCACCCTCGTCGACGAGGAGCCGGCGTGGCAGGCCGCCGCCGCCCGGCTGGCCTCTGCCGCCGGTCTCTCCGAGTCGGCCGGTGTCTCCGGGTCGGCCGGGCTCGCCGACCGCTGGGCCGATGCCCTGAACGACCGCATGGACGCCGTGATCGCGGGCACAGCCCCGTGGCAGCCCCACCGACGGCTCGTCGCCGAGGCCGCCTCCGCAGCGATCTCGTCACTGGGCGGCACAGCCAACGCCGCCACCATCGCGCTGGCCGAGGGCGTCGACCGCGAGTACCGCGCCTGGCCCGAGGTCGCCGAAGCGACCGCGGCCCTCCGCTGCAGCCGCCTGGTCGCCGGCGTCAGCAACGGCGACCTCGACTCCCTGGCCCGCCTCGCGAACGCGAACGCGATCAGCTGGGACGTCGCCCTCTCCACGTCCGCCGTCCGCACCTTCAAGCCCGACCCGGACGCCTACCACTACGCCATCGACGAACTCGCCCTCGACCCGGCCCGCACCCTCTTCGTCGCGGCCCACCCATGGGACCTCCGCGCCGCCGCCCGCCACGGCTTCCGCACCGCCTACCTCGCCCGCCCGGGCGCCGAGCGCCCGACCCCCACCGACCGCTTCGACGTGGAGGCCCCCGACCTCACGGCCCTCGCGACCCTCCTCGCCTGA
- a CDS encoding RecQ family ATP-dependent DNA helicase, with the protein MQSELAARIADVARRVFGFTELRPGQTEAITSVAGGSDVLAVMSTGYGKSAIYQIAGHLLEGPTVVVSPLISLQLDQVRHIDERTGTNDAVAVNSSQSKRSNHAAWSAVSSGEAEFLFLAPEQLARDAVIDELGTLGVGLVVVDEAHCVSAWGHDFRPDYLRLGGMIDRLGRPPVLALTATGSAPVREEIVQRLRMRDPVLFVRGFDRPNVHLAVERHESEHEKARAVLAEVVAAPKPGLVYVATRADTTTTAAELAQAGIRSAAYHGGLGATGRRAVHELFQGDGVDAVVATSAFGMGIDKPNVRFVVHADITDSLDSYYQEVGRSGRDGAPARATLHYREEDLGLRRFFAGGRPAPSDVEAVIRSLAVDDPRMLAAVAARSNLSPRAAGTLVNLLVESGVATEDTAGIALARPIEPADAVAAVERLADQRLDIEESRLAMIRSYAETTRCRRQLLLAYFGDTLAEPCGNCDTCDSGSAYRPPVPASPGLPVFAKSQRVRHSLWGPGEIVSVEPDRVTAFFVTKGYRVLSLSAIAEHGLLVPA; encoded by the coding sequence GTGCAGAGCGAGCTGGCCGCGAGGATCGCCGACGTCGCCCGCCGTGTGTTCGGCTTCACCGAGCTGCGCCCCGGTCAGACCGAAGCGATCACCTCCGTCGCGGGCGGATCCGACGTGCTCGCCGTGATGTCGACCGGGTACGGCAAGTCGGCCATCTACCAGATCGCCGGGCACCTGCTCGAGGGCCCGACGGTCGTCGTCTCGCCGCTGATCTCGCTGCAGCTCGACCAGGTGCGGCACATCGACGAGCGCACCGGCACGAACGACGCCGTCGCCGTCAACTCCTCGCAGTCCAAGCGCTCGAACCACGCCGCCTGGAGCGCCGTCTCCTCGGGGGAGGCCGAATTCCTCTTCCTCGCCCCCGAGCAGCTCGCCCGCGACGCGGTGATCGACGAGCTCGGCACCCTCGGAGTCGGGCTCGTGGTGGTCGACGAGGCGCACTGCGTCTCGGCCTGGGGCCACGACTTCCGCCCCGACTACCTTCGTCTCGGCGGCATGATCGACCGCCTCGGCCGGCCTCCGGTGCTCGCCCTCACCGCGACGGGTTCGGCCCCCGTGCGCGAGGAGATCGTGCAGCGGCTCCGGATGCGCGACCCGGTGCTCTTCGTGCGCGGCTTCGACCGCCCGAACGTGCACCTCGCGGTCGAACGCCACGAGAGCGAGCACGAGAAGGCGCGGGCCGTGCTCGCCGAGGTGGTGGCGGCCCCGAAGCCGGGCCTGGTCTACGTGGCCACCCGGGCGGACACCACGACGACGGCGGCCGAGCTGGCGCAGGCGGGCATCCGCTCGGCCGCGTACCACGGCGGTCTCGGCGCGACCGGGCGTCGCGCGGTGCACGAGCTGTTCCAGGGTGACGGCGTCGACGCGGTCGTCGCCACCTCGGCCTTCGGCATGGGCATCGACAAGCCGAACGTGCGCTTCGTGGTGCACGCCGACATCACGGACTCGCTCGACTCCTACTACCAGGAGGTCGGCCGCAGCGGCCGCGACGGCGCCCCCGCCCGGGCCACCCTGCACTATCGCGAGGAGGACCTGGGCCTGCGCCGCTTCTTCGCGGGCGGCCGACCCGCACCCTCCGACGTCGAGGCGGTCATCCGCTCTCTCGCCGTCGACGACCCGCGGATGCTCGCCGCCGTCGCCGCCCGCAGCAACCTCTCGCCCCGCGCCGCCGGCACCCTGGTGAACCTGCTCGTCGAGTCGGGAGTGGCGACCGAGGACACCGCGGGCATCGCCCTCGCTCGCCCGATCGAGCCGGCGGACGCGGTGGCCGCGGTGGAGCGTCTCGCCGACCAGCGGCTGGACATCGAGGAGTCGCGGCTGGCGATGATCCGCTCGTACGCCGAGACGACCCGCTGCCGCCGCCAGCTGCTGCTGGCCTACTTCGGCGACACCCTCGCCGAGCCCTGCGGCAACTGCGACACCTGCGACAGCGGCAGTGCGTACCGCCCGCCCGTACCGGCGTCGCCCGGCCTGCCCGTGTTCGCGAAGTCGCAGCGCGTGCGGCACAGCCTCTGGGGGCCGGGCGAGATCGTCAGCGTCGAGCCCGACCGCGTCACGGCGTTCTTCGTGACGAAGGGCTACCGCGTGCTCTCCCTCTCGGCGATCGCGGAGCACGGCCTGCTCGTCCCGGCTTGA
- a CDS encoding PqqD family protein produces MTSYRIGPDVAWHRSDDDVAERIAVLDLAEIGAVPFVLEGSAAAIWIAVDEHGSDGADGVLTAVAERFGLEAAEVRDDVRAFLAELVERRLIESSAGPL; encoded by the coding sequence GTGACGAGCTACCGCATCGGGCCCGACGTCGCGTGGCATCGTTCCGACGACGACGTGGCCGAGCGCATTGCGGTGCTCGATCTGGCCGAGATCGGCGCGGTGCCGTTCGTGCTCGAGGGGTCGGCCGCAGCGATCTGGATCGCGGTCGACGAGCACGGCTCCGACGGGGCCGACGGCGTGCTGACGGCGGTGGCCGAGCGCTTCGGGCTCGAGGCGGCCGAGGTGCGCGACGACGTGCGGGCGTTCCTCGCCGAACTGGTCGAGCGGCGCCTCATCGAGTCGTCGGCAGGCCCGCTCTGA
- a CDS encoding helix-turn-helix domain-containing protein: protein MSQNARTSSTMESMRRQRAASERGARFGQTELSVLRVPSGGTPVRKICRPDEMAVEVVVPLGGTIMVRPESRDERAVRAGEALYLIGCRRYAAYALRGASAVTLGLPFSAVDEYIDRSSTSPVLVQNSAVLQPATSFLGTLLDGGDELDRLSSYFAEKLIWEMVASVYLEGKGVGAAEAPNTGILDRAMAQIAAYRTDRSLTPEAVARSLNVSMRQLQRVFSATGSTPSREIRRQRAELAVSMLRSESFGVLNVTQIAHHSGFSDAAELRRALVAFGYPSPRELRAGLPTTR, encoded by the coding sequence ATGTCACAGAACGCACGCACCAGCTCGACGATGGAGTCGATGCGCCGGCAGCGCGCCGCCAGCGAGCGGGGCGCCCGCTTCGGGCAGACCGAGCTCTCCGTGCTGCGGGTGCCCTCGGGCGGCACTCCGGTGCGCAAGATCTGCCGCCCCGACGAGATGGCGGTCGAGGTGGTCGTGCCCCTCGGTGGCACGATCATGGTGCGCCCCGAGAGCCGCGACGAGCGGGCGGTGCGCGCCGGGGAGGCGCTCTACCTGATCGGCTGCCGCCGCTACGCCGCCTACGCCCTCCGGGGCGCCAGCGCCGTCACCCTCGGCCTGCCGTTCTCGGCCGTCGACGAGTACATCGACCGCTCCAGCACCTCGCCGGTGCTCGTGCAGAACTCGGCCGTGCTCCAGCCGGCCACCTCCTTCCTCGGCACGCTGCTGGACGGCGGCGACGAGCTCGACCGGCTCTCCAGCTACTTCGCCGAGAAGCTGATCTGGGAGATGGTCGCCTCGGTCTACCTCGAGGGCAAGGGCGTCGGTGCCGCCGAGGCGCCCAACACGGGCATCCTCGACCGCGCGATGGCCCAGATCGCGGCCTACCGCACCGACCGCTCGCTCACCCCCGAGGCGGTGGCGCGGTCGCTGAACGTCTCGATGCGCCAGCTGCAGCGGGTGTTCTCGGCGACGGGGTCGACGCCGTCGCGGGAGATCCGGCGGCAGCGGGCCGAGCTGGCGGTGTCGATGCTGCGCAGCGAGTCGTTCGGCGTGCTGAACGTCACCCAGATCGCGCACCACAGCGGCTTCAGCGACGCGGCCGAGCTGCGCCGGGCGCTGGTCGCCTTCGGCTACCCGTCGCCGCGCGAGCTCAGAGCGGGCCTGCCGACGACTCGATGA
- a CDS encoding TlpA family protein disulfide reductase, whose translation MTGAAAALALTLAAVLLVSGTLKLLPHGRFTVDELAALGVPRTLRHPWFAAALPAAELLLGLALLFAPAPLFTLAAAATVLLTLAFTIVVAGVLRRGDRVDCSCFGMLRSPVTPVTAARNIALLLAASVTAVTTHQGAVLTLPSLAPDGWTAFYATTTAVLAVTALLLAAARRAPSAVDLTAARVVRDGSAWPVPDVEVLAGGELVPLADLARAKPLLVVLLSAECHACERVAPQLAGWRERFGGAVEVAALSSNDASALAAAHPLLDVPVHRGARALMTVAGIPGYPSALLVGTDGTVAGGPAVGSVEVEALAATIADVLAAAPPVTSR comes from the coding sequence ATGACCGGTGCCGCCGCCGCGCTCGCCCTGACCCTCGCCGCCGTGCTGCTCGTCAGCGGCACCCTCAAGCTCCTGCCGCACGGCCGGTTCACCGTCGACGAACTGGCCGCCCTCGGCGTTCCCCGGACCCTCCGGCACCCCTGGTTCGCTGCGGCCCTCCCCGCGGCCGAGCTCCTGCTCGGGCTGGCCCTGCTCTTCGCCCCCGCGCCGCTGTTCACCCTCGCCGCCGCCGCGACGGTGCTGCTCACCCTCGCCTTCACGATCGTGGTGGCCGGCGTGCTCCGTCGCGGCGACCGGGTCGACTGCTCCTGCTTCGGGATGCTCCGCTCACCCGTCACGCCCGTCACCGCCGCCCGCAACATCGCCCTGCTGCTCGCCGCCTCCGTGACCGCGGTCACCACCCACCAGGGGGCGGTGCTCACCCTGCCCTCCCTGGCCCCGGACGGCTGGACCGCCTTCTACGCCACCACTACGGCCGTCCTGGCCGTGACGGCGCTGCTGCTCGCGGCCGCCCGCCGGGCGCCGTCCGCCGTCGACCTGACCGCCGCGCGGGTCGTGCGCGACGGCTCCGCGTGGCCCGTCCCCGACGTCGAGGTGCTGGCCGGCGGCGAGCTCGTCCCCCTCGCCGACCTCGCCCGCGCCAAGCCGCTGCTGGTCGTCCTGCTCTCGGCCGAGTGCCACGCCTGCGAGCGCGTCGCGCCCCAGCTCGCCGGCTGGCGGGAGCGGTTCGGCGGGGCGGTCGAGGTGGCCGCGCTCAGCTCGAACGACGCCTCGGCGCTGGCGGCCGCGCATCCGCTTCTCGACGTGCCCGTGCACCGGGGAGCCCGCGCCCTGATGACCGTGGCCGGCATCCCGGGCTACCCGTCGGCGCTGCTCGTCGGCACCGACGGCACGGTGGCCGGGGGGCCGGCCGTCGGATCCGTGGAGGTCGAGGCGCTGGCGGCGACCATCGCCGACGTTCTGGCCGCCGCCCCACCCGTGACATCTCGGTAG
- a CDS encoding GlsB/YeaQ/YmgE family stress response membrane protein — MSFIAFLILGLIAGAIAKLILPGRQGGGWFVTLLLGVVGALLGGWLGGLLFGADLQEFWSIQTWVVAIVGSIIVLLIYGLIFGRKGRRA; from the coding sequence ATGAGCTTCATCGCCTTCCTCATCCTCGGCCTCATCGCCGGCGCCATCGCCAAGCTGATCCTCCCGGGTCGCCAGGGCGGCGGCTGGTTCGTCACCCTGCTGCTCGGCGTCGTCGGTGCCCTGCTCGGCGGCTGGCTCGGCGGCCTGCTGTTCGGTGCGGACCTGCAGGAGTTCTGGTCGATCCAGACCTGGGTCGTCGCGATCGTCGGCTCGATCATCGTGCTGCTGATCTACGGCCTCATCTTCGGCCGCAAGGGCCGCCGCGCCTGA
- a CDS encoding alpha/beta fold hydrolase, which translates to MTEIVAHHGLLKDIALHVDDTGGPGRPVVLIHGWPLSGESWSEQVPAFQAAGFRVVTYDRRGFGRSDKPLTGYGYDTLADDLHAVLTELELTDVTLVGFSMGGGEVARYLTKHGPERVRSVVFASAVTPYMLTTGDNPEGPLSPAEAAKMTAGLTANQETFYDGFTRDFFSVDGELKVTEEQRQDALALALQSSKVAALACMTSFGTTDFRDDLPTVTVPALVIHGDGDATVPLAGSGARTHAALPGSEYHVVAGAPHGVNVSHAEEWNRVVLEFLAR; encoded by the coding sequence ATGACCGAGATCGTCGCCCATCACGGACTGCTCAAAGACATCGCCCTGCACGTCGACGACACCGGGGGCCCGGGGCGCCCCGTCGTGCTGATCCACGGCTGGCCGCTCTCGGGCGAGTCCTGGTCGGAGCAGGTGCCGGCGTTCCAGGCCGCGGGATTCCGGGTCGTCACGTACGACCGACGTGGATTCGGCCGCAGCGACAAGCCGCTCACCGGATACGGCTACGACACCCTCGCCGACGACCTGCACGCCGTGCTGACCGAGCTCGAGCTCACCGACGTGACCCTCGTCGGCTTCTCGATGGGCGGCGGCGAGGTCGCGCGCTACCTCACGAAGCACGGCCCCGAGCGCGTGCGCAGCGTGGTCTTCGCCTCGGCGGTCACCCCGTACATGCTGACCACCGGCGACAACCCGGAGGGACCGCTCTCGCCGGCCGAGGCCGCGAAGATGACCGCGGGTCTCACCGCGAACCAGGAGACGTTCTACGACGGCTTCACCCGCGACTTCTTCTCGGTCGACGGTGAACTGAAGGTCACGGAAGAGCAGCGACAGGATGCCCTCGCCCTCGCCCTGCAGTCGAGCAAGGTCGCGGCGCTGGCCTGCATGACCTCGTTCGGCACCACGGACTTCCGCGACGACCTGCCCACCGTCACCGTGCCCGCCCTGGTGATCCACGGAGACGGCGACGCCACCGTGCCGCTCGCCGGCTCCGGTGCCCGCACCCACGCGGCCCTCCCGGGCAGCGAGTACCACGTCGTCGCCGGCGCGCCGCACGGGGTGAACGTCAGCCACGCCGAGGAGTGGAACCGGGTGGTCCTGGAGTTCCTCGCGCGCTGA